In a genomic window of Sarcophilus harrisii chromosome 4, mSarHar1.11, whole genome shotgun sequence:
- the HIC1 gene encoding hypermethylated in cancer 1 protein, with the protein MMLDAMEAPGHSRQLLLQLNSQRTKGFLCDVIIVVQNALFRAHKNVLAASSAYLKSLVVHDNLLNLDHDMVSPAVFRLVLDFIYTGRLADGSEGAAAAAPGAEPSLGAVLAAASYLQIPDLVSLCKKRLKRHGKYCHLRGGGGGGGYAPYGRPGRGLRATTPVIQACYPGGAPSGPPPPPASAAELPPGAEAPVNTHCAELYASGPAPPQPPPPPPPSLCAPERRCSPLCGLDLSKKSPPGPAAAPERPHPGEREREAPSRHDSSPPGAAYKEPPLSLPLPLPLPLPLPFQKMEEAGPPLDPFRPGASPGPGPPGRPDGPALIYRWMKAEPGLGSYGDELGRDRGSPVERGAGEEPADEGDSPGGPPLPLPPPPRYPGLDGPGPDADDYKSSSEETGSSEEPSPGGGHLGSYHCPHLTYREPESFGDNRYVCIPCDKGFPSSEQLNAHVEAHVEEEEALYGRAEAAGGGPRAWGPFGGGAGAGGGTGAGPLGPGRAVRRPPPAKEPKGPATPQHEKTTG; encoded by the coding sequence ATGATGCTGGACGCGATGGAGGCGCCGGGACACTCCAGACAGCTGCTGCTGCAGCTCAACAGCCAACGCACCAAAGGGTTCCTTTGCGACGTGATCATCGTGGTGCAGAACGCACTCTTCCGGGCTCACAAGAACGTGCTGGCGGCCAGCAGCGCCTACCTCAAGTCCCTGGTGGTCCACGACAACCTGCTCAACCTGGACCATGACATGGTCAGCCCCGCCGTCTTCCGCCTGGTCTTGGACTTCATCTACACCGGCCGCCTGGCCGACGGCTCGGagggagcggcggcggcggcgccggGGGCCGAGCCCAGCCTGGGCGCAGTGCTGGCGGCCGCCAGCTACCTGCAGATCCCGGACCTCGTGTCCCTCTGCAAAAAGCGGCTCAAGCGCCACGGCAAGTACTGTCACctgcgcggcggcggcggcggcggcggctacGCGCCTTACGGCAGGCCCGGCCGGGGCCTGCGGGCCACCACGCCGGTCATCCAGGCCTGCTACCCGGGGGGCGCGCCCTCGGGGCCTCCGCCGCCGCCGGCCTCGGCCGCAGAGCTGCCCCCGGGGGCCGAGGCGCCGGTCAATACCCACTGTGCTGAGCTGTACGCCTCGGGCCCGGCGCCCCctcagccgccgccgccgccgccgccgtcgcTCTGCGCCCCCGAGCGCCGCTGCTCCCCGCTCTGCGGCCTGGACCTGTCCAAGAAGAGCCCCCCGGGCCCCGCGGCCGCGCCCGAGAGGCCGCATCCCGGGGAGCGCGAGCGCGAGGCGCCTTCGAGGCACGATAGCAGCCCGCCCGGGGCCGCCTACAAGGAGCCGCCGCTCTCGTTGCCCCTGCCTTTGCCTCTGCCGCTGCCCCTGCCCTTCCAGAAGATGGAAGAGGCCGGGCCGCCCCTCGACCCGTTCCGGCCGGGAGCCAGCCCCGGGCCTGGGCCCCCGGGACGACCGGATGGGCCCGCGCTGATCTACCGCTGGATGAAGGCCGAGCCGGGCTTGGGCAGCTACGGGGACGAGCTCGGGCGGGACCGCGGCTCTCCCGTGGAGCGCGGCGCGGGAGAAGAGCCTGCGGACGAGGGGGACTCGCCGGGGGGGCCTCCGCTGCCCCTGCCGCCGCCGCCCCGGTACCCGGGTCTGGACGGGCCCGGACCCGACGCGGACGACTACAAGAGCAGCAGCGAGGAGACGGGCAGCAGCGAGGAGCCGAGCCCGGGCGGGGGCCACCTTGGCAGCTACCACTGCCCTCACCTGACCTACCGAGAGCCCGAGAGCTTCGGCGACAACCGCTACGTCTGCATCCCGTGCGACAAGGGCTTCCCCAGCTCGGAGCAGCTCAACGCGCACGTCGAGGCGCacgtggaggaggaggaggcgctGTACGGGAGGGCAGAGGCGGCCGGGGGCGGGCCGCGGGCTTGGGGCCCCTtcggggggggggcgggggcgggcggGGGGACAGGGGCTGGGCCCCTGGGGCCTGGGCGAGCTGTGAGGCGACCGCCCCCTGCGAAAGAGCCAAAGGGACCCGCCACCCCGCAGCACGAGAAGACGACTGGCTGA